The Apibacter raozihei genome contains a region encoding:
- a CDS encoding OmpA family protein → MKKTILVFSLALTSLGMYAQEGATNAGYKTNGFWDNWFANAGGGASMYFGDTQQDEANLAERLTWGASASLGKWFSPLVGARFTVQGGRKHTFNEKGAASNPGHKMATGNYISAHADAMLNFSNLVAGYKENRFYNLIPYLGVGMAVDHKKINKYKSAVVAAGLLNTFRVTDGFAITLDISGQAVQSKFNDARFDTRTTKGIEKTTKGYNRQDWDGIGSVMLGFNFGLGGKQKFEKAETVTTVIDNTDNSLVDDLTRQLNDLSSENERLKNQLNNQKPVQAPAATVALNVPNPVQFEINSSTIEAKQEAVIYNVAEFLKNNSNTSVQIVGLADKKTGTPAYNKALSKKRAEAVESKLVKEYGISKNRISTSWKGDTEQPYPNNDWNRVVVITVTE, encoded by the coding sequence ATGAAAAAGACGATATTGGTTTTTTCTTTAGCACTGACATCTTTAGGAATGTATGCACAAGAAGGTGCAACTAATGCAGGCTATAAAACAAACGGTTTTTGGGACAATTGGTTCGCTAATGCAGGCGGAGGAGCTTCAATGTACTTTGGAGATACTCAACAAGACGAAGCTAATCTTGCGGAAAGATTAACTTGGGGAGCTTCAGCTAGTTTAGGTAAATGGTTTTCACCACTAGTAGGTGCCAGATTTACTGTTCAAGGAGGTAGAAAACATACTTTTAATGAGAAAGGAGCTGCTAGTAATCCGGGACATAAAATGGCTACAGGTAATTATATTTCTGCTCATGCAGACGCTATGCTAAATTTTTCTAATTTAGTTGCAGGATATAAAGAAAATAGATTTTACAATCTAATTCCATATCTTGGTGTAGGTATGGCTGTTGATCATAAAAAAATTAACAAATATAAAAGTGCTGTTGTAGCAGCTGGACTTTTAAATACTTTTAGAGTTACTGATGGTTTTGCTATTACTTTAGACATTTCTGGTCAGGCAGTACAATCTAAATTTAACGATGCAAGGTTCGATACAAGAACTACTAAAGGAATTGAAAAAACTACTAAAGGTTATAACAGACAAGACTGGGATGGAATAGGTTCAGTTATGCTAGGATTCAATTTCGGATTAGGAGGAAAACAAAAATTTGAAAAAGCTGAAACAGTTACAACTGTTATTGATAATACTGATAATTCTTTGGTTGATGATTTAACCAGACAATTAAATGATTTATCATCAGAAAACGAAAGACTTAAAAATCAGTTGAATAATCAAAAACCAGTTCAAGCTCCTGCTGCAACTGTAGCTTTAAATGTACCAAACCCAGTACAGTTTGAAATTAACAGTAGCACTATTGAAGCTAAACAAGAGGCTGTTATTTACAATGTAGCTGAGTTCTTAAAAAACAATTCAAATACATCTGTTCAAATTGTAGGTCTTGCTGATAAAAAAACAGGTACTCCTGCTTACAATAAAGCTTTATCTAAGAAAAGAGCTGAAGCTGTAGAAAGCAAATTAGTTAAAGAATATGGTATTTCTAAAAATAGAATAAGTACTTCTTGGAAAGGTGACACAGAGCAACCTTACCCTAATAATGACTGGAATAGAGTTGTTGTTATCACTGTTACTGAATAA
- a CDS encoding exopolysaccharide biosynthesis polyprenyl glycosylphosphotransferase — protein MNKGTRYSKYISFIINIIDSIIIFILFYLCVKIDYKEHGRTEFNITHFILLHYKAIILFIFSWFLISIDYRAYKEFRPITFLDILKRNIFHIFLFSIVLFTVSGLKDVQLFSNRLSLYFLFIMFVLTSFLRLVFFEFLRQYRIWGGNFRRVVFVDENSNTSSFVRMLEKRKDYGFVNFGIFLKEIESQNKDKLFEFNINQLKYYLLKNNIQIVFFSLDGKLSCEVQEEIIYLAQKLHIEIRFVPSTIYDSFSSLKMEYYDTFPVLVFKEFPLDNFGNQFLKRIFDIIFSLLVIVFFLSWMFPIIALGILLDSGKPIFYLQKRIGLKGKPFYCYKFRTMKFSKDNDVKATVKGDTRITKFGLILRRTSLDELPQFFNVLKGNMSIVGPRPHMVVQDEYYSEIMLKYSLRHYVKPGITGLAQVKGFRGEINSKEDMQKRIIADIFYVKNWSFLLDMFIIIRTVFKAIGGDDKAI, from the coding sequence ATGAATAAAGGAACAAGATATTCTAAGTACATATCATTTATAATAAATATTATAGATAGTATTATTATTTTTATTCTTTTTTACTTATGTGTGAAAATTGATTATAAAGAACATGGTAGAACTGAATTTAACATTACACATTTTATCCTCTTACACTATAAAGCGATCATACTTTTCATTTTTAGCTGGTTTTTGATTTCAATTGACTATAGAGCATACAAAGAATTCAGGCCTATAACTTTTTTAGATATTTTAAAAAGAAATATTTTTCATATTTTCTTATTTTCAATTGTATTGTTTACTGTTTCAGGATTAAAAGATGTTCAATTATTTTCTAATAGATTATCTTTATATTTTTTATTTATTATGTTTGTTTTAACGTCATTTTTACGTTTGGTTTTCTTTGAATTTTTACGACAGTACAGGATTTGGGGAGGGAATTTCAGACGTGTAGTGTTTGTTGATGAAAATAGCAATACAAGTTCTTTTGTAAGAATGTTAGAAAAGAGAAAAGACTATGGTTTTGTTAATTTTGGTATTTTTTTAAAAGAAATTGAAAGTCAAAATAAAGATAAGCTTTTTGAATTCAACATTAATCAATTAAAATATTATTTGCTCAAAAATAATATACAAATAGTGTTTTTTTCTTTAGATGGAAAACTATCCTGTGAAGTACAGGAAGAAATAATATATTTAGCTCAAAAGTTACATATCGAAATTAGATTTGTTCCTAGTACTATTTATGATTCTTTTAGCAGTTTAAAAATGGAATATTATGATACATTTCCAGTATTAGTATTTAAAGAGTTTCCGTTGGATAATTTTGGGAACCAATTTTTGAAAAGAATTTTTGATATAATATTTTCATTACTAGTTATTGTGTTTTTTCTTAGCTGGATGTTTCCAATCATAGCTTTAGGTATATTGTTGGACTCAGGAAAACCTATTTTTTATTTGCAAAAAAGAATAGGTTTAAAGGGAAAACCTTTTTATTGTTATAAATTTAGGACAATGAAATTCAGTAAAGATAATGATGTTAAAGCAACAGTTAAAGGAGATACAAGAATCACGAAATTCGGTTTAATACTCAGACGTACTAGTCTAGACGAACTCCCTCAGTTTTTTAATGTTCTTAAAGGTAATATGTCAATTGTTGGACCAAGACCTCATATGGTAGTTCAAGATGAATACTATAGTGAAATTATGTTAAAGTATAGTTTAAGACATTATGTAAAACCTGGAATAACAGGGCTTGCTCAGGTTAAAGGATTCAGAGGTGAGATAAATTCTAAAGAAGATATGCAAAAAAGAATTATAGCGGATATTTTTTATGTTAAAAACTGGTCTTTTTTGTTAGATATGTTTATAATTATAAGGACAGTTTTTAAAGCTATCGGAGGAGATGATAAAGCAATTTGA
- a CDS encoding oligosaccharide repeat unit polymerase, whose product MNKEPIDALNGKASAFSEKVPVTKKFQNLIIKSKGTLWYPFLVGYVNSSQYTIHAVFEFSQVKNNVDNNNIQYMYGKATFPVFYKIYYKLFRISENYKDINTEVNKANARLGVWSTFFFYWYLDFGWFGIILFIFLGVIFKKFWFELYIHNNLLYLPLICLISIVVFLMLQLNYISNINQYVFISFISLPLFFNDKFFIILSYFYKKII is encoded by the coding sequence ATGAACAAGGAGCCTATTGACGCATTAAATGGAAAAGCATCAGCTTTTTCAGAAAAAGTTCCTGTTACAAAAAAATTTCAAAATTTAATTATAAAATCAAAAGGGACTTTATGGTATCCGTTCTTAGTAGGATATGTAAATTCTTCACAATATACTATTCATGCTGTATTCGAATTTTCTCAAGTAAAAAACAATGTAGATAACAATAATATACAATACATGTATGGGAAGGCTACTTTTCCAGTTTTTTACAAAATATATTATAAATTATTTAGAATTTCTGAAAATTATAAAGATATTAATACCGAAGTCAATAAGGCAAATGCAAGATTAGGTGTCTGGTCAACATTTTTCTTTTATTGGTATTTAGATTTTGGATGGTTTGGTATTATATTATTTATTTTTTTAGGAGTTATATTTAAAAAGTTTTGGTTTGAATTATATATTCATAATAATTTATTATATTTACCGCTGATTTGTCTAATATCTATTGTAGTTTTTTTAATGTTACAATTAAATTATATTTCTAATATAAATCAATATGTATTTATATCTTTCATATCTTTACCTTTATTTTTTAATGATAAATTTTTTATAATACTATCATATTTTTATAAAAAAATCATTTAA
- a CDS encoding DUF1972 domain-containing protein, with amino-acid sequence MNIAIIGTRGIPNHYGGFEQFAEYLSLGLVKAGNQVTVYNSHSHPYQEKEWQGVSIVHCYDPEDKMGTAGQFIYDFNCIKDTRKKNFDIILQLGYTSSSIWGWMLPRSKSVVTTNMDGLEWKRTKYSKKVQKFLQFAEKLGVKYSDFLISDSIGIQDYLKEKYNQNSIYIPYGADLFDSPDDSCISQFNIFKFNYNMLIARLEPENSVDTILEGVAKAKNNHPFLIIGKHETKYGEYLKNKFQEYSNIKFLGGIYDINILNNLRYFSNLYFHGHTVGGTNPSLLEAMSSKALICAHKNIFNYSILDQDAVYFENSEDVCRIILTINKINYEDKIKSNVQKINDKYNWDIIVEKYINHFNQILR; translated from the coding sequence ATGAATATAGCAATAATAGGAACGAGAGGAATACCTAATCACTATGGCGGATTTGAACAGTTTGCAGAATATTTATCATTAGGATTGGTAAAAGCAGGTAACCAGGTTACAGTTTACAATTCACATAGCCATCCCTATCAAGAAAAAGAATGGCAAGGAGTAAGTATTGTGCATTGTTACGATCCAGAAGATAAAATGGGCACCGCTGGGCAATTTATATATGATTTTAATTGTATTAAAGATACGCGCAAAAAGAATTTTGATATAATTTTACAGTTGGGATATACCAGCAGTTCTATTTGGGGGTGGATGTTGCCTAGAAGTAAAAGTGTTGTAACTACCAACATGGATGGCCTTGAATGGAAACGAACAAAGTATTCAAAAAAAGTTCAGAAATTTCTCCAGTTTGCTGAAAAATTAGGTGTTAAATATAGCGATTTTTTAATATCAGATTCGATTGGTATACAAGATTATTTAAAAGAAAAATATAATCAAAACTCAATCTATATACCTTATGGAGCAGATTTATTTGATAGTCCAGATGATTCTTGCATAAGTCAATTTAATATTTTCAAATTTAATTACAATATGCTAATTGCTCGTTTAGAACCTGAAAATAGTGTAGATACAATTTTAGAAGGTGTAGCTAAAGCAAAAAATAATCATCCGTTTTTAATAATTGGTAAACATGAAACCAAATATGGAGAATATTTAAAAAATAAATTTCAAGAGTATTCCAATATAAAATTTTTGGGAGGAATATATGATATAAATATTTTAAATAATTTAAGATATTTTTCCAATTTATATTTTCATGGTCATACAGTTGGAGGAACAAATCCATCATTATTAGAAGCAATGTCTTCAAAAGCTTTAATTTGTGCACATAAAAATATATTTAATTATTCAATATTGGATCAAGATGCAGTATATTTTGAAAATTCTGAAGATGTATGTCGTATTATTTTAACAATTAATAAAATAAATTATGAAGACAAAATAAAATCTAATGTACAAAAGATAAACGATAAATATAATTGGGATATTATAGTTGAAAAATATATCAACCATTTTAATCAAATTTTAAGATAA
- a CDS encoding glycosyltransferase family 4 protein: protein MKKTNKILVDAHVFDNSFQGTTSYLMGLYNSLVGFDDIEITLCSHDVNRLQNFFPHKNFKYIQLQSKSKIKRLLFELPKIIRDNKFDYAHFQYIVPPIKKCKYINTIHDVLFLDFKNYFPWSYRLVKGILFRYSAKKTDIILTVSEYSKKAIAKNFKIDSNKIFITPNAVRLSKEIKSNISMKDKYNLRNYIHYVSRFEPRKNQIGLLEVYLNLNLYKEYDLVFIGRKKDKVEKQTYEMLVKKIPPTIANRIFFFDDLSEQEMNYFYQESSCFVYPSFAEGFGIPPLEAGVNNCKVLSSNQTAMSDFNFFKYTFNPNNFEEFKEKLKEVLDDKNYPYKFIHDKIVENYNWDKISNNLYNYLTTCL from the coding sequence ATGAAAAAAACAAATAAAATACTCGTTGATGCTCATGTATTTGACAATTCTTTTCAAGGTACAACAAGCTATTTGATGGGACTTTATAATTCTTTAGTTGGATTTGATGATATTGAAATAACATTATGTTCGCATGATGTGAATAGGTTACAAAATTTTTTCCCACATAAAAATTTTAAATATATACAGTTACAATCGAAATCCAAGATAAAACGTTTACTTTTTGAGTTGCCTAAAATAATTAGGGATAATAAATTTGATTATGCACATTTTCAGTATATTGTTCCTCCAATAAAAAAATGTAAATATATTAATACTATTCATGATGTTTTATTTTTAGATTTTAAAAATTATTTTCCTTGGTCTTATAGATTAGTCAAAGGAATATTATTTAGATATTCTGCAAAAAAGACAGATATTATACTTACAGTTTCAGAATATTCAAAAAAGGCAATAGCTAAAAATTTTAAAATTGATTCGAATAAAATTTTTATTACTCCTAATGCTGTAAGGTTATCTAAAGAAATAAAATCTAATATAAGTATGAAAGATAAATACAATCTTAGAAATTATATACATTATGTTAGCAGATTTGAACCTAGGAAAAATCAAATAGGACTTTTAGAGGTCTATTTAAACTTAAATCTTTATAAAGAATATGATTTAGTATTTATTGGAAGAAAAAAAGATAAGGTTGAAAAACAAACATACGAAATGTTAGTTAAAAAAATTCCTCCAACCATTGCTAATCGAATATTTTTCTTTGATGATTTAAGTGAACAAGAAATGAATTATTTTTATCAGGAATCATCATGTTTTGTATACCCTTCTTTTGCAGAAGGTTTTGGTATTCCACCTTTAGAGGCAGGAGTTAATAATTGTAAAGTTTTATCTTCTAATCAAACAGCGATGTCAGATTTTAATTTTTTTAAATACACATTTAATCCTAACAATTTTGAAGAATTTAAAGAAAAATTAAAAGAGGTTTTAGATGATAAAAATTATCCATATAAGTTTATACATGATAAAATAGTAGAAAATTATAACTGGGATAAAATATCCAATAATTTATATAATTATTTAACTACTTGCTTATAA
- a CDS encoding O-antigen ligase family protein — protein MPNYIETNNFLYKEGTIFGEANDIPFIDYFNLIRNQGIFFDGRILGIFVYIYFYILIQKKKNINLLEVCLLFAVSLSTVSRGGIIVFIFLLILFIYFRVNKNFKIGLIIISIITFIIIGFGNVSISLNNNLVDFTSTFDIFSNDNSKKNVLSQRQIFSDYALSAFEKKPILGEGVGNLTSKKADLNVEIDSGAGIVSYNVVTDAFIFSLLGEMGILGMILFLLAFSEIIIIKNNIFSYGMFVGVIIHLIGTDIPDIFMPYFVVLFLFSYVKLSNNNKLRYKSNY, from the coding sequence TTGCCTAATTATATTGAAACAAATAATTTTTTATATAAAGAAGGAACTATATTCGGCGAGGCTAACGATATACCTTTTATAGATTATTTTAATTTAATTAGAAATCAAGGTATTTTTTTTGATGGAAGAATTTTAGGCATTTTTGTATATATTTATTTTTACATACTTATACAAAAGAAGAAGAATATAAATTTATTGGAGGTTTGTTTACTGTTTGCTGTATCATTATCAACAGTCTCAAGGGGTGGGATCATAGTATTTATATTCTTATTGATTTTATTCATATATTTCAGAGTAAATAAAAATTTTAAAATAGGGCTTATAATTATCTCTATTATTACATTTATAATTATTGGGTTTGGAAATGTTTCAATTAGTTTAAATAATAATTTGGTAGATTTTACATCTACATTTGATATATTTTCAAATGATAATTCTAAAAAAAATGTATTATCTCAAAGACAAATATTTTCAGATTATGCGCTTTCAGCTTTCGAAAAAAAACCAATTTTAGGAGAAGGTGTCGGTAATTTAACATCCAAAAAAGCAGATTTAAATGTTGAAATAGATTCAGGAGCAGGTATTGTGTCCTATAATGTGGTAACAGATGCTTTTATTTTTTCTCTCTTAGGAGAAATGGGAATTTTAGGAATGATTCTATTTCTTTTAGCGTTTTCGGAAATTATAATAATAAAAAATAATATATTTTCGTATGGAATGTTTGTAGGGGTTATTATTCATCTTATAGGAACTGATATTCCTGATATATTTATGCCATATTTCGTTGTATTATTCTTATTTTCTTATGTTAAATTGAGTAATAATAATAAATTAAGGTATAAATCTAATTATTAA